From the Microcoleus sp. FACHB-672 genome, the window ATTAATATCAGAAGGCTAAGAGGGATAAAAAATACGCCAACAGACTCGCTAGTAAAGCCAAAATCAAAATAGCCTCTGACAATATTAATAATCCAGTTATTAAATAATGATATCCAGGTAATTTTTAAGTAAGACCAATTTGTTCGATCATGAACTTCAGTAGAATTATTAATAACAACCGCCATCCAGGGTGAGAAACTTAACAATGCACCCGATGAAGCTAACATGAAAGAAGCTATCGTTTTGTTCCAGCGCCAACGTTCAGTGACAACTACATAAAATCCATGCGCTATAACAACTAAAATTAACAAAAGGTGAGAGTAAAGCCCCACAGCAACAACTATTCCATAAATAGCCCAACTGCTTGCATGTTTGAGCCGCATCGCTCGTAAAAGAGAAGCGCTTGATATTAAAATCATTACCGTCCACAAACTATAAGGTCGCGCTTCCTGAGCGTACAGGACATGGAAGGGAGAAACGGCTATCAACGCCATAGCCAGCGATCCAACCACTGATGATTTAAAGAGTTCTAGGCAAAGCCAGTAGATACTGGGGAAAACTAGCAAACTTATTAAGGCGGATAAACTTCTGATGACTGGCACAGAATCGCCAAAAGTCCGCGCCCAAAATTGTGCCATGACAAAATACAGAGGCGTCAGCTGGGGTTCTTCCACCGCTAATCCTTGAATCGTATCAATGACGCCTTTTTCTGGATTGGGGCGTTGATATTTGTGTAATTCTGGAATGCTAATTAACTTGCCGTTCGCAACTTGCCGAACAACTTCTGTTTCTGTATAACCAGAAATACGTAATGAGGTAAAGGTTTCATCATACCAGTAGAATTTTCGATCTAGATTTAAAAATCGAAAAAATATTCCTAGGAGTAGCAAGACGATGATTAAAAACCGGAATTTTCTTGTCATATACCAGCGGTAGCACCCCAAAGTAGCAGTCTAGCGCACAAAGGTGCTCTGCGTATTCATCTGAGGCGCACAGGTAGGTCAACCCCTGGCAATGCTATAGGAAGGATTAAAGCACGGTTCCTGTAGGAATTGTGTAGCAGGCTTTTCGGGGGCATGCAAAGCTTTGCTTCTGCTCTCGTTTTAATTGTGCGTTATAACTGGCAGTCGTTAATTTTCACCGTAAAAGACAGCACTAATTAAGCCTGCCTATGTTAATATTTACTCAATTTCTTCTTAAAAATAAAACTAATTACTGGAAAATACTCGTTAGACATTTAGTTAGAAAGGTTCTCGCTAAGTGCTAATCCGGAATTCTCAGAACCCCTTTGCGTCTGCGAGAAATTACCAGTGTTCCAGCGACTAGGAACAAACCTGCTAAGGCTGCAGGTTCTGGTACAGAGGCGGCTTTTTTCCAAGATGCTTTGAC encodes:
- a CDS encoding glycosyltransferase family 39 protein, which translates into the protein MTRKFRFLIIVLLLLGIFFRFLNLDRKFYWYDETFTSLRISGYTETEVVRQVANGKLISIPELHKYQRPNPEKGVIDTIQGLAVEEPQLTPLYFVMAQFWARTFGDSVPVIRSLSALISLLVFPSIYWLCLELFKSSVVGSLAMALIAVSPFHVLYAQEARPYSLWTVMILISSASLLRAMRLKHASSWAIYGIVVAVGLYSHLLLILVVIAHGFYVVVTERWRWNKTIASFMLASSGALLSFSPWMAVVINNSTEVHDRTNWSYLKITWISLFNNWIINIVRGYFDFGFTSESVGVFFIPLSLLILILLIIIGFSIYFLKNQMSKNNFLFILTLILIPGLAIIIPDLISGGVRSTKSRYLIPSYLGIRLAITYLLTSQILFPSAKSRQHKLWKIITVVLISSGILSCAISSQSDTWWNKEWGSQNPQIARTINRSLKPLVISNLSDASIGNVFSLSYLLESKAQFQLVVKSNIPEISQGFSDIFIYGFYKKNRENLTKKLGFKLETIYSNKNAGIGLWKLVK